The proteins below are encoded in one region of Ricinus communis isolate WT05 ecotype wild-type chromosome 6, ASM1957865v1, whole genome shotgun sequence:
- the LOC8279063 gene encoding coiled-coil-helix-coiled-coil-helix domain-containing protein 10, mitochondrial: MPRRSSGGRSASRPAPRSAPARSAPPPQPVSHAPPPAPAQSSGGGSLLGGIGSTIAQGMAFGTGSAVAHRAVDAVMGPRTIQHETVVSEAAAAAPAPAAGGADACSIHSKAFQDCVNSFGSDISKCQFYMDMLSECRKNSMLSA, encoded by the exons ATGCCTCGCCGTAGCTCCGGAG GAAGATCTGCTTCTAGGCCTGCTCCTCGTTCTGCACCAGCTCGCAGTGCACCACCACCACAACCAG TTAGCCATGCTCCTCCTCCAGCTCCAGCCCAGAGTAGTGGCGGCGGATCATTGCTTGGAGGCATTGGTTCAACCATAGCTCAGG GCATGGCTTTTGGTACTGGAAGCGCTGTGGCACACAGAGCTGTGGATGCTGTAATGGGTCCTCGTACAATTCAACATGAAACTGTTGTTTCCGAGGCTGCCGCTGCTGCCCCAGCACCTGCTGCAGGGGGTGCCGATGCATGCAGTATTCACTCAAAGGCATTCCAAGAT TGCGTGAACAGCTTTGGAAGTGACATTAGCAAGTGCCAATTCTACATGGACATGTTGTCTGAGTGCAGGAAGAACTCTATGTTGAGTGCCTAA